One stretch of Nitratiruptor tergarcus DSM 16512 DNA includes these proteins:
- a CDS encoding flagellar biosynthesis protein FlhF has protein sequence MEIVKYEGYNLDELIQQAKKEYGDEVKIISYEVSEKGLIPFLKKKKYSLFVQVPTPEEGFFDILAKEEKNQEVDRFLERIEKMIDKKIEPLKKAIVKGEVNFGEVPPHANIAAPLNFAEEFKEFTGDALELIKLLIKKDVDPKIAKLLVKESCGFDIDANKFDLNTSFFKEALVKAIEKKIKFKGPLKIQKGAFKVFAFVGPTGVGKTTNLFKIASELVINQKLKIAVISIDTFKVGAIQQARSFSNILNIPFYAITDSKNLKKTLQNLNGVDVVLIDTVGRSHYDYWRLGEMKEILGSGSDFMEISLVISCNYKNSEAMEIVNRYRTFFPISEIFFTKIDETYKPGILLNLPIKSNIPVSFISTGQKVPEDIRVLNPERIANYILGESV, from the coding sequence ATGGAAATAGTTAAGTATGAAGGTTACAACCTTGATGAGCTGATACAGCAAGCAAAAAAGGAGTACGGCGATGAGGTGAAAATAATAAGCTACGAAGTGAGTGAGAAGGGATTGATTCCTTTTTTGAAGAAGAAAAAATATTCACTTTTTGTTCAAGTTCCAACACCAGAAGAGGGTTTTTTTGATATTTTGGCAAAAGAGGAGAAAAATCAAGAGGTAGATCGCTTTTTAGAGCGTATAGAGAAGATGATTGATAAAAAGATTGAACCTTTGAAAAAAGCGATAGTAAAAGGTGAAGTGAATTTTGGAGAAGTGCCTCCACATGCCAATATTGCAGCTCCACTCAATTTTGCAGAAGAGTTTAAAGAGTTTACAGGAGATGCTTTAGAACTTATTAAGCTTCTTATCAAAAAAGATGTAGATCCAAAAATTGCAAAACTTCTTGTTAAAGAGTCCTGTGGATTTGATATTGATGCAAATAAGTTTGATCTCAACACCTCTTTTTTTAAAGAGGCTCTTGTCAAAGCCATAGAAAAAAAGATTAAATTCAAAGGCCCCCTCAAAATCCAAAAAGGTGCCTTTAAGGTTTTTGCTTTTGTAGGCCCAACTGGTGTTGGGAAAACAACAAATCTTTTCAAAATAGCTTCTGAGCTTGTTATCAACCAAAAACTCAAAATCGCAGTTATAAGTATTGATACATTTAAAGTAGGAGCTATTCAGCAAGCACGCTCCTTTTCTAATATTCTCAATATCCCTTTTTATGCCATAACTGATTCGAAAAACCTTAAAAAGACGTTGCAAAATCTTAATGGAGTTGATGTAGTGCTCATTGATACAGTGGGACGTAGTCACTATGATTATTGGCGACTTGGTGAGATGAAAGAGATTTTAGGAAGTGGAAGCGATTTTATGGAGATATCCTTAGTTATTAGCTGTAACTATAAAAACTCTGAAGCGATGGAGATTGTCAACCGTTATCGAACTTTTTTCCCTATAAGCGAAATCTTTTTTACAAAAATTGATGAGACATATAAGCCTGGAATTTTGCTCAATCTTCCTATCAAAAGTAACATTCCAGTATCATTTATTAGTACTGGTCAAAAGGTTCCAGAAGA
- the flhA gene encoding flagellar biosynthesis protein FlhA: MTANFELFFTKVNEHSDAIVIVLILAILGSMVLPVPPFLLDILLTTSITLSLVMLMSAVYVTNPLQISAFPSLLLIATLFRLSLNVATTRRILLHGHEGPSAAGKLIESFGQYVVGGNYVVGIIVFIVLVTINFIVITKGTERISEVGARFTLDAMPGKQMAIDADLNAGLIDEEEAKKRREEIAKEADFYGAMDGASKFIRGDAIAGIIITLINIIGGIAIGMSQHGMDIATATANFTILTVGDGLVGQIPSLITSTAAGLMVTRAVSQENLGKEIFSQLTGYPKALYMTAGALVVMGVVPGMPFIPFMTLASLLAITAYMMQLDLKRREMEQAQQQAKEIIKQTEEETEEELVVQPESISFEIGYTLIPMVDEKQGGELVKRIKSLRKQLSKELGIIIPLIHIKDNLELQSGEYRILIRGIEVARGEVYPDKYLAIDTGSTKGEIEGIETREPTFNLKAYWIDASQKDRAKILGYTVVDVATVIITHLSEVIKNHSYEILGRSETKDLVEALAKRYPIVKEIIPEQVSYSVLHRVLQNLLRENIPIKDLLTIIESLADNITKTADTDILTELVRESLSRLITSIYAKDGVLYAMTLGSSSEEYLFEKIKEYEGNLPPLDPLMLQNFITQINANLEKFIINQRTPVLLTSSSVRRYVRKILEPYLANVAVLAYNEIEPKTKLNVVAKVELHGNS; the protein is encoded by the coding sequence ATGACAGCTAATTTTGAGCTTTTTTTTACCAAAGTTAATGAGCACTCAGATGCTATTGTTATTGTACTTATTTTAGCCATTTTAGGCTCTATGGTACTTCCTGTACCTCCTTTTTTGCTTGATATTTTGCTCACCACAAGTATTACGCTCTCACTCGTGATGCTAATGTCTGCAGTGTATGTGACAAATCCACTGCAAATTTCAGCTTTTCCATCCCTTTTACTGATTGCTACACTTTTTCGCCTATCACTCAACGTAGCAACCACTAGAAGAATACTTTTGCATGGTCACGAAGGGCCAAGTGCAGCGGGAAAGCTTATAGAGAGCTTTGGTCAGTATGTAGTGGGCGGTAACTATGTTGTAGGAATTATTGTTTTTATTGTACTTGTGACTATCAACTTCATTGTAATCACCAAAGGTACAGAGAGAATCAGTGAAGTTGGTGCGCGCTTTACACTCGATGCAATGCCAGGAAAACAGATGGCAATTGATGCAGATCTCAATGCTGGTTTAATCGATGAAGAGGAGGCAAAAAAGAGGCGAGAAGAGATAGCTAAGGAGGCCGATTTTTATGGTGCAATGGATGGTGCGAGTAAATTTATTCGCGGTGATGCAATTGCTGGCATAATTATTACACTAATAAATATTATAGGCGGTATAGCTATTGGGATGTCGCAGCATGGTATGGATATCGCAACTGCAACGGCAAACTTTACCATTTTGACTGTTGGTGATGGACTTGTTGGACAAATTCCTTCACTTATTACATCTACAGCAGCAGGCCTGATGGTGACACGAGCAGTATCGCAAGAAAATCTTGGTAAAGAGATCTTTTCACAGCTTACAGGCTATCCAAAAGCTTTGTATATGACTGCTGGCGCTCTTGTTGTCATGGGAGTAGTGCCAGGTATGCCTTTTATCCCTTTTATGACACTGGCATCTTTGCTTGCTATTACAGCTTATATGATGCAGCTAGATCTCAAAAGAAGAGAGATGGAGCAGGCCCAGCAGCAAGCAAAAGAGATTATCAAGCAAACTGAAGAAGAGACTGAAGAAGAACTTGTCGTACAGCCAGAGAGTATATCTTTTGAGATCGGTTATACACTTATCCCAATGGTAGATGAAAAGCAAGGTGGTGAGCTTGTCAAGCGTATAAAATCATTGCGAAAGCAGCTGAGTAAAGAGCTCGGTATTATTATCCCTTTGATACATATCAAAGATAATCTTGAGCTGCAATCAGGCGAATATCGTATTTTGATTCGGGGGATAGAGGTAGCTCGCGGTGAGGTCTATCCAGACAAATATCTAGCAATCGATACTGGTAGTACGAAAGGGGAGATTGAAGGGATTGAGACGAGAGAGCCAACATTTAACCTCAAAGCCTACTGGATTGATGCAAGCCAAAAAGATAGAGCCAAAATACTGGGGTATACCGTAGTAGATGTGGCAACAGTTATTATTACTCATCTTTCAGAAGTAATTAAAAACCATTCGTATGAAATTTTAGGGCGCAGTGAGACAAAAGATCTCGTCGAAGCACTTGCAAAGCGTTATCCGATAGTCAAAGAGATTATTCCTGAACAGGTCTCTTACTCTGTGCTGCATAGAGTACTGCAAAATCTGCTGAGAGAAAATATTCCCATCAAAGATCTTCTTACTATCATAGAGTCTCTTGCAGATAATATTACAAAAACAGCAGACACAGATATATTAACTGAACTTGTACGTGAATCCTTATCTCGCCTTATTACTTCTATCTATGCCAAAGATGGTGTTTTGTATGCAATGACATTGGGGAGTTCCAGTGAAGAGTATCTTTTTGAAAAAATCAAAGAGTATGAGGGTAATTTGCCACCTCTAGATCCTCTCATGCTTCAAAACTTTATCACACAGATAAATGCAAATTTAGAAAAGTTTATTATCAATCAGCGTACCCCTGTTTTACTCACTTCATCATCTGTAAGGCGATATGTGAGAAAGATTTTAGAGCCCTATTTGGCAAATGTAGCGGTGCTTGCATACAATGAGATTGAGCCAAAAACAAAACTCAATGTCGTAGCTAAGGTTGAATTACATGGAAATAGTTAA
- a CDS encoding rod-binding protein: MKVEAYWDIAKLSQIKSSQMATKAFEEEFVHMFLKEVRKTLPQGMLLGNSFSSKMYLDMVDMQLAKAISDSDALGIKEYIEAALKEYEKNSK; encoded by the coding sequence ATGAAAGTAGAAGCATACTGGGACATTGCGAAGCTTTCACAAATAAAGAGCTCTCAAATGGCTACAAAAGCCTTTGAAGAGGAGTTTGTACATATGTTTCTTAAAGAGGTGCGCAAAACTCTCCCTCAAGGTATGCTATTGGGAAATTCATTTTCTTCAAAAATGTATCTTGATATGGTAGATATGCAATTAGCCAAGGCGATAAGTGATAGTGATGCTTTAGGTATCAAAGAGTATATAGAAGCTGCTCTAAAAGAGTACGAAAAGAATAGTAAATGA
- a CDS encoding flagellar basal body P-ring protein FlgI, producing MLRFVIGVLLLLINLSAVEVRIGDEVNIQGVRENYLTGYGIVVGLHGTGDGTTTKFTLLSIANMLKKMGINIDPKDVKTKNAAAVIVTAKLPPFAKSGMMADVTVSSMGDAKDIGNGVLIRTPLFGPDKKIYAFAQGPVSTGGGYSESNKGGKVSKNFTTTGIIPNGAIIEKDLPYSFDSQRFVTLTLKHPNFKLAKNIVEAINSHFKQTLAYAMDAATIRVFFPSPTMPDKVKFISQILAMPVETSNEPKIIIYERTGTVIMSGDIKIDTPVYISHGNIYVTVQKEPFVSQPNPLSPGKTVKSESVTTSIKEENGRIFAIRSPSLKDLVKALNDLGISPRDLIAIIEAIKKAGKLHAKIVIM from the coding sequence TTGCTCCGTTTCGTAATAGGTGTTTTACTTCTCCTTATAAATTTATCGGCAGTTGAGGTACGCATAGGGGATGAGGTAAATATTCAAGGCGTACGAGAAAACTATCTTACAGGATACGGTATTGTCGTTGGACTTCATGGCACTGGAGATGGAACTACTACAAAATTTACACTTCTAAGCATTGCTAATATGCTCAAAAAGATGGGAATCAATATCGATCCTAAAGATGTGAAAACAAAAAATGCTGCTGCAGTGATTGTAACTGCCAAACTCCCACCTTTTGCAAAAAGCGGTATGATGGCTGATGTTACAGTATCCTCCATGGGTGATGCAAAAGATATTGGCAATGGTGTACTCATTCGTACACCTCTTTTTGGTCCAGATAAAAAAATATATGCTTTTGCTCAAGGACCAGTATCTACAGGTGGGGGGTATAGTGAATCTAATAAAGGTGGTAAAGTTAGTAAAAATTTTACAACTACCGGAATTATTCCCAACGGCGCAATTATCGAAAAAGATCTTCCCTATAGTTTCGATTCCCAGCGATTTGTCACTTTGACACTCAAACATCCCAATTTTAAACTAGCGAAAAATATTGTTGAAGCTATCAATAGCCATTTCAAACAGACCTTAGCTTATGCTATGGATGCAGCTACTATTAGAGTGTTTTTCCCTTCACCAACAATGCCAGATAAAGTCAAGTTTATTTCTCAGATACTCGCTATGCCTGTTGAAACATCAAATGAACCAAAAATCATTATTTATGAAAGAACAGGCACAGTTATTATGAGTGGTGATATTAAGATTGACACTCCTGTTTACATATCGCATGGCAATATCTATGTGACTGTGCAAAAAGAGCCTTTTGTTTCCCAACCAAATCCACTTTCCCCTGGAAAAACGGTAAAAAGCGAGTCTGTTACAACTTCAATTAAAGAAGAAAATGGTAGAATTTTTGCAATTCGATCGCCGTCTCTCAAAGACCTTGTCAAGGCGCTTAACGATCTTGGAATTTCACCTAGAGATCTCATTGCTATAATTGAAGCAATAAAAAAAGCGGGCAAGCTTCATGCAAAAATTGTGATAATGTAG
- a CDS encoding flagellar basal body L-ring protein FlgH, which yields MQSFVQRCSWFCLLILLSGCAQKELVQKEPPKIPVMSEVAPKPTYKAPGSLYTGYDNLFSDAKAHNIGDIVTILVNENLQGTGTTDTKSQRSNNLNLSFPSVTVLDKKLPHNKSTIFGINQKSTNAFQGKGGTNRSAKLIAKITARVVKVYPNGNLFIVGTKYVKINNDTQYIKISGIVKPQDINPDNSIDSSKIADMYVEYNGKGFLNTTQRPGWLANFIMKIWPF from the coding sequence ATGCAAAGTTTTGTCCAACGGTGTAGTTGGTTTTGTCTATTAATACTACTCAGTGGATGTGCCCAAAAGGAGCTTGTCCAAAAAGAGCCGCCAAAAATACCAGTTATGAGTGAAGTTGCTCCTAAGCCCACATATAAAGCCCCAGGATCTCTTTATACAGGGTATGATAATCTCTTTAGTGATGCAAAAGCACATAATATAGGTGATATTGTTACGATATTGGTCAATGAAAATCTCCAAGGTACTGGAACAACAGATACAAAGAGCCAAAGGAGTAACAATCTTAACCTCTCTTTTCCATCTGTGACGGTACTGGATAAAAAGCTTCCTCACAACAAATCGACTATATTTGGAATTAATCAAAAATCAACCAATGCATTTCAAGGAAAAGGCGGTACCAATAGAAGTGCTAAACTCATAGCGAAAATAACAGCACGAGTGGTAAAAGTCTATCCCAACGGTAACCTTTTTATTGTAGGTACAAAATATGTCAAAATCAACAATGATACACAATACATCAAAATATCTGGCATAGTAAAACCTCAAGATATCAATCCTGACAATAGTATTGACTCATCAAAAATTGCAGATATGTATGTTGAATACAATGGAAAAGGGTTTTTAAATACTACACAGCGTCCCGGCTGGCTTGCAAATTTCATTATGAAAATATGGCCATTTTAG
- the flgA gene encoding flagellar basal body P-ring formation chaperone FlgA, protein MRCCELLRILSRNLFLLLGLVLFAAAQNLIVLKTSVLDKSPLKLADIATIEAPSNIKNLIASLQIPPQYRSDGVITQAEITKILANSLIDTKKVKIVGQKVVLFKKATLLTKQNLRKQIEEFIQANYPHIRIKSIDLPKVAIKIPPEGYHIAIKPTTVSFAHIYLRIKIFSQRKVLKSLRASVAIERFIQAAVATKKIPKGTVITDRDITTKKVRLKNSAQKFVSAGEVLGAVAKRDIGANVIIKEYMIEPNYAVKRKRSVKIIYQRDGIHIELLGLALENGNVGDIIRVKNLSSNKVLRCKVLSNGVVGFVY, encoded by the coding sequence ATGAGATGCTGCGAACTGTTGCGAATCTTAAGTCGTAATCTTTTTCTCCTTTTAGGCTTAGTCCTTTTTGCTGCTGCGCAAAATCTCATAGTACTAAAAACAAGCGTTTTAGATAAATCTCCTTTAAAGTTAGCCGATATCGCTACTATTGAAGCACCATCAAATATAAAAAATCTTATAGCCTCATTGCAAATCCCTCCTCAATATCGTAGCGATGGAGTCATTACTCAAGCAGAAATAACCAAAATATTGGCAAATAGTTTGATTGATACGAAAAAAGTCAAAATAGTTGGTCAAAAAGTAGTTCTGTTTAAAAAAGCAACTCTTCTTACAAAACAGAATCTGCGAAAGCAGATAGAAGAATTTATACAAGCAAACTATCCTCATATTCGTATTAAAAGCATTGATTTGCCAAAAGTAGCAATAAAAATACCTCCTGAGGGGTATCATATTGCAATAAAGCCCACCACAGTCAGCTTTGCTCATATATATCTACGGATAAAAATCTTTTCACAACGAAAAGTATTAAAGAGTCTGCGCGCAAGTGTAGCTATAGAGCGTTTTATACAAGCTGCAGTAGCCACCAAAAAAATTCCAAAAGGAACCGTTATTACAGATAGAGATATTACAACCAAAAAAGTGCGCCTAAAAAATTCTGCACAAAAATTTGTGTCTGCTGGCGAAGTATTAGGAGCTGTGGCAAAGAGAGATATCGGAGCAAATGTGATTATCAAAGAGTATATGATAGAGCCAAACTATGCCGTCAAAAGAAAAAGAAGTGTGAAAATCATCTATCAAAGAGATGGCATACATATTGAGCTTCTTGGTCTTGCTCTTGAGAATGGAAATGTAGGTGATATAATACGAGTCAAGAATCTCTCTTCAAATAAGGTACTACGATGCAAAGTTTTGTCCAACGGTGTAGTTGGTTTTGTCTATTAA
- the flgG gene encoding flagellar basal-body rod protein FlgG gives MIRALWTSASGMAAQQTNLDVVSHNIANVNTVGFKQSRANFEDLIYQNIKDPGVVSADGNRVPSGIQVGLGVKVSDVSKIFSQGSLKHTERDLDVAIEGRGFFKIELPNGGEAYTRAGNFQIDNEGYIVTSEGYKLMPNIQVNSPETLVSISISPNGKVNAVRNEGGTQTVEELGDIKLYRFVNPAGLKAIGQNLFLATEASSEAVEGDPNTDGFGKLSQGFLESSNVNIVEEMVNLIVAQRAYEMNSKGVTTSDEMLRTVANLKS, from the coding sequence TTGTTTCTCACAATATTGCAAATGTCAATACAGTGGGATTTAAACAGAGCAGAGCAAACTTTGAAGATCTTATCTATCAAAATATCAAAGATCCCGGCGTAGTAAGTGCTGATGGCAATAGAGTACCATCAGGAATCCAAGTCGGCTTGGGAGTAAAAGTCTCTGATGTAAGTAAGATCTTTTCTCAAGGAAGCCTCAAGCACACTGAAAGAGATCTTGATGTAGCGATCGAGGGGAGAGGTTTTTTTAAAATCGAGCTTCCTAATGGGGGTGAAGCATATACAAGAGCAGGGAATTTTCAAATCGACAATGAGGGATATATTGTAACAAGCGAAGGGTATAAGCTCATGCCAAATATTCAGGTAAACTCACCTGAGACTCTTGTAAGTATCTCTATTAGCCCTAATGGAAAAGTCAATGCCGTACGCAATGAGGGAGGTACGCAAACTGTAGAAGAGTTAGGAGATATCAAGCTCTATCGTTTTGTGAATCCTGCAGGACTTAAAGCAATAGGACAAAACCTCTTTTTGGCTACTGAAGCTTCATCTGAAGCAGTGGAAGGAGATCCTAACACAGATGGTTTTGGAAAGCTCTCTCAAGGATTTTTAGAAAGTTCCAATGTCAATATCGTTGAGGAGATGGTAAATCTTATCGTTGCTCAAAGGGCATACGAAATGAACTCAAAAGGTGTGACAACTTCAGATGAGATGCTGCGAACTGTTGCGAATCTTAAGTCGTAA